In a single window of the Niabella ginsenosidivorans genome:
- a CDS encoding CobW family GTP-binding protein, which produces MSNQKIHPSAKPVTIVSGFLGAGKTTFLNALIAFYRANGKKLLVIENEFGEQSIDGELIVDAGSDIFEFSNGCFCCNLNEELYDLLRELWQRGNTFDELIIETTGIADPATVAVPFLTDPSINRYYRLERVIGVADACLIEATLAQAKEAGRQISFSDILLVTKTDRVTQEQTSDVMKLLQHINPFAKILTGNKTSGYPLQEISGFIRTEPTTTAPPETAPDHGHHHEHHHHHDHHDITSLSFVFADPIDVEKLEYRLMLMLTLQSENIYRVKGIIDAGNKKIILQSVAHYLAITEGKDWLPGEERKSRIVFIGKGLKAAVFEKILEQCIRKAAPLKKQS; this is translated from the coding sequence ATGAGCAATCAAAAAATACACCCCTCAGCAAAGCCGGTTACCATCGTTTCAGGTTTTCTTGGCGCGGGAAAAACAACCTTTCTGAACGCGTTGATTGCTTTTTATCGTGCAAACGGTAAAAAGCTGCTGGTTATTGAAAACGAGTTCGGGGAACAAAGTATTGACGGAGAACTGATCGTTGATGCCGGCAGTGATATTTTTGAATTCAGCAACGGATGCTTTTGCTGTAACCTTAATGAGGAACTCTATGACCTGCTGCGGGAACTGTGGCAGCGGGGCAATACCTTTGATGAACTGATCATAGAGACCACCGGCATTGCGGATCCTGCAACCGTAGCTGTGCCCTTTTTAACCGATCCGTCCATTAACCGGTATTACCGGCTGGAGCGGGTCATTGGCGTGGCAGACGCCTGCCTGATAGAGGCCACCCTGGCCCAGGCAAAAGAAGCCGGCCGGCAGATCAGCTTCAGCGATATTTTACTGGTTACAAAAACGGATAGGGTCACACAGGAACAAACATCGGATGTAATGAAATTATTACAGCATATTAACCCATTTGCAAAAATCCTTACTGGTAATAAAACATCCGGATATCCGTTGCAGGAGATCTCCGGTTTTATTCGTACTGAACCCACAACAACAGCACCCCCGGAAACAGCACCAGATCACGGGCATCATCATGAACACCATCATCACCATGATCACCATGATATTACATCCCTGAGCTTTGTATTTGCAGATCCTATTGATGTTGAAAAGCTGGAATACCGTTTAATGCTGATGCTGACCCTCCAATCCGAAAATATTTATCGTGTAAAAGGCATCATTGACGCAGGAAATAAAAAGATAATATTGCAATCCGTGGCTCATTACCTGGCAATAACAGAGGGCAAGGACTGGCTACCGGGAGAAGAGCGCAAAAGCAGGATCGTATTTATCGGCAAGGGGTTAAAAGCAGCCGTGTTTGAAAAAATCCTTGAACAGTGTATCCGTAAAGCCGCACCGCTTAAAAAACAAAGCTGA
- the lgt gene encoding prolipoprotein diacylglyceryl transferase has product MGSPVFSYIHWHPDPELFRIGGLGVRYYSLLFAAGIIIAYLLLKKSLLQQKIPVAVLDKLLIYVVIGTFLGARLGHCLFYEPGYYLHHPLEIFIPWSSTTEGIRFTGYQGLASHGAALGILLSAWIYARKYHFPYMVILDTIAPYIPLAGAVIRLGNLFNSEIIGRPTRVPWAFVFDRVDQVPRHPAQLYESICYFALFLFLYRYSLRKKTTQQKGLLFSLLLTILFSIRFLLEFFKADQEAFEAGMLINMGQLLSLPLIAAGIILLFQRKKLFGA; this is encoded by the coding sequence ATGGGTAGTCCTGTTTTTTCATACATTCACTGGCATCCGGATCCGGAGCTGTTCCGTATCGGCGGCCTGGGTGTGCGTTACTATTCGCTCCTGTTTGCTGCAGGCATCATCATAGCTTATCTTCTGCTGAAAAAGAGCCTCCTGCAACAAAAAATACCTGTGGCCGTTCTGGACAAACTGCTGATCTACGTGGTCATTGGCACGTTCCTGGGAGCACGGCTGGGGCATTGTTTATTTTATGAACCGGGCTATTACCTCCACCATCCCCTGGAAATTTTCATTCCCTGGAGCAGCACAACGGAGGGCATCCGGTTCACCGGCTACCAGGGGCTGGCCAGTCACGGAGCCGCATTGGGCATATTGCTGTCTGCCTGGATCTATGCCCGGAAATATCATTTTCCCTATATGGTTATTCTTGATACCATTGCTCCTTATATTCCGCTTGCCGGTGCAGTTATACGGCTGGGCAACCTGTTTAATTCCGAGATCATCGGACGGCCAACGCGTGTTCCCTGGGCTTTCGTGTTTGACCGGGTTGATCAGGTGCCCAGGCACCCGGCACAGCTTTATGAATCCATTTGTTACTTCGCACTGTTTCTCTTCTTATACCGGTATTCTCTCAGAAAAAAAACAACACAACAAAAAGGGCTGCTCTTTAGCCTGTTGCTGACAATACTGTTCTCGATCCGTTTTTTGCTGGAGTTCTTTAAGGCCGATCAGGAGGCTTTTGAAGCCGGCATGCTCATCAATATGGGGCAGCTCCTTAGCCTGCCGCTGATTGCAGCCGGGATAATATTACTTTTTCAAAGAAAAAAATTATTTGGAGCATAG
- a CDS encoding Hsp20/alpha crystallin family protein translates to MSLIKWNGNKEMLPGFSGWFDDFWSRDLFNWGNKNFSSTQTTLPSVNVKETDDNFEVEVAAPGMDKNDFRVTLDGNLLTISSEKQADNEEKNENYTRREFSYQSFQRSFELPKDVVDEESIQAKYENGVLHLTVPKKEEAKRKAPKKIEVY, encoded by the coding sequence ATGTCTCTTATCAAATGGAACGGGAACAAAGAAATGTTACCTGGTTTCTCCGGCTGGTTTGATGATTTCTGGAGCCGTGATCTTTTTAATTGGGGTAATAAAAATTTCTCTTCAACTCAAACAACGTTGCCGTCAGTAAACGTAAAAGAAACGGATGACAATTTTGAAGTAGAGGTTGCAGCGCCAGGAATGGACAAAAATGATTTTCGCGTTACGCTGGATGGAAATCTGCTGACAATTTCTTCGGAAAAGCAGGCAGATAACGAAGAAAAAAATGAAAACTACACCCGCAGAGAGTTCAGCTACCAATCCTTCCAGCGTAGTTTTGAATTACCAAAGGATGTGGTAGATGAAGAAAGCATACAGGCAAAATATGAAAACGGGGTTTTACATTTAACGGTTCCCAAAAAAGAAGAGGCCAAAAGGAAAGCGCCTAAAAAAATAGAAGTTTATTAA
- a CDS encoding glycosyltransferase family 4 protein, producing the protein MSYKIAVLSPVAWRTPPRHYGPWEQVASNIAEGLVEKGWDVTLFATQDSFTKGRLEAVIPAGYEEDNEADAKVAECLHISYLMEQADTFDLIHNHFDFLPLTYTGFIKTPVITTIHGFSSFRIIPVYKKYNTGNNYYVSISNADRHPELTYTATVYNGIDSHDFSFNETPENYLLYFGRIHPDKGTFEAIQIAKKAGWQLLISGIIQDERYFDEKVAPWINQDDILYMGVAGPHQRNQLLGHAAALLHPIRFHEPFGLSVAEAQFCGTPVIAFNKGSMPELIVPAKTGFLVSNIEEAALAVADLPRIHRRHCREWAVKNFSKEKMVDDYIAVYKTILENP; encoded by the coding sequence ATGTCTTATAAAATTGCCGTTTTATCGCCGGTAGCCTGGCGAACCCCTCCCCGTCATTATGGCCCCTGGGAACAGGTGGCTTCCAACATTGCCGAAGGGCTGGTTGAAAAAGGATGGGATGTTACCCTGTTCGCTACGCAGGATTCCTTTACCAAAGGCCGGCTGGAAGCGGTCATTCCTGCAGGATATGAAGAAGATAATGAAGCAGACGCTAAAGTAGCAGAGTGCCTTCACATCAGCTACCTGATGGAGCAGGCTGATACTTTTGACCTGATCCATAATCATTTTGACTTTTTGCCGCTTACTTATACAGGCTTTATTAAAACACCGGTAATAACCACCATACACGGCTTTTCATCTTTCAGGATCATCCCTGTTTACAAAAAATACAATACCGGTAACAACTATTATGTTTCCATCAGTAATGCTGACCGGCATCCGGAGCTTACTTATACAGCTACCGTTTATAACGGAATTGACAGCCATGATTTCAGCTTTAATGAAACGCCGGAAAATTACCTGTTATATTTTGGGAGGATCCATCCGGATAAAGGCACTTTTGAAGCGATCCAGATCGCCAAAAAAGCAGGCTGGCAATTGCTGATCAGCGGCATTATCCAGGATGAACGCTACTTTGATGAAAAGGTGGCGCCCTGGATCAACCAGGATGACATCCTCTATATGGGTGTTGCAGGCCCGCACCAGCGCAATCAGCTTCTGGGCCATGCAGCGGCTTTACTGCATCCCATCCGGTTCCATGAGCCGTTCGGGCTAAGTGTTGCTGAAGCCCAGTTTTGTGGTACACCTGTTATTGCGTTTAACAAGGGTTCCATGCCGGAGCTAATTGTTCCTGCCAAAACCGGCTTCCTGGTCAGCAATATTGAAGAGGCTGCGCTAGCAGTGGCTGATCTGCCACGCATTCATCGCAGGCACTGCAGGGAATGGGCTGTAAAAAATTTCAGCAAGGAAAAAATGGTGGATGATTATATAGCTGTATATAAAACCATCTTGGAAAATCCCTGA
- a CDS encoding glycoside hydrolase family 130 protein, protein MQLNVIRKGPAIYPDSNRVIARYFFPAEERAARLISQVMSMSEEQVHATLHPILREFSNKYRSVTAIYKKNYNNVKHLVKKLKQEGSLSEWRKLLIGAYFTMEYAVESAALFNPSIVEDPDQSGLQQGQVRVIVSLRATGEGHISSLVFRRAVITENNEILLQRPGAHVAEAAVIKNHIYHKETFVSKLNEMGIAPEFYELVLSQLPAEFIYDQIREVVKAMQEREGCLLLEQKKAIEEILWLADSYTEIKFSLDTDLAERVIFPISKFERNGIEDARFVRFKKDTGETVYYGTYTAYDGYTILPKLIETKDFYTFKIFPLHGSNAIGKNMALFPRKINGRYAMISRIDGFRNYLMYSDSLNRWEYARLLQEPVYPWELVQLGNGGSPVETPRGWLMITHGVGPVRKYCLSACLLDLEDPGKIIGRLKEPLLLPFEQESAGYVPNVVYTCGVFVHNGMLIIPYSMSDYASSFATVDLNALLDELTG, encoded by the coding sequence ATGCAGTTGAATGTTATAAGAAAGGGGCCAGCCATTTACCCGGACAGCAACCGGGTGATCGCTCGGTATTTTTTTCCCGCAGAAGAACGGGCTGCACGGCTGATCAGCCAGGTGATGTCCATGTCTGAAGAGCAGGTGCATGCAACGCTTCATCCCATACTCAGGGAGTTTTCCAATAAGTACAGAAGTGTGACCGCCATTTATAAAAAAAATTATAATAATGTAAAGCACCTTGTTAAAAAGCTGAAGCAGGAGGGAAGCCTGTCTGAGTGGAGAAAGCTGCTGATCGGCGCCTATTTTACTATGGAATATGCGGTTGAATCCGCGGCTCTTTTCAATCCTTCCATTGTGGAAGATCCCGATCAGAGCGGTTTGCAGCAGGGCCAGGTAAGAGTGATCGTAAGTCTGCGGGCTACGGGAGAGGGCCATATTTCTTCCCTGGTTTTCAGAAGGGCTGTTATTACAGAAAATAATGAGATCCTGCTGCAAAGACCAGGAGCTCATGTGGCAGAAGCAGCAGTGATTAAAAACCATATATACCACAAGGAAACCTTTGTCAGTAAGCTGAACGAAATGGGCATTGCCCCGGAATTCTACGAGCTGGTACTGAGCCAGCTTCCGGCTGAATTCATTTATGACCAGATCCGTGAAGTTGTTAAAGCCATGCAGGAAAGGGAAGGATGCTTACTGCTGGAACAAAAAAAAGCCATCGAAGAAATTTTATGGCTGGCAGATTCCTATACTGAGATCAAATTTTCTTTGGATACAGACCTGGCAGAAAGGGTGATCTTCCCTATCTCAAAATTTGAGCGCAACGGTATTGAAGATGCCCGTTTTGTACGGTTTAAAAAGGATACAGGGGAGACAGTTTATTATGGCACCTATACGGCTTATGATGGCTATACAATCCTGCCCAAGCTTATTGAAACAAAAGACTTCTATACATTTAAGATCTTTCCGTTGCACGGAAGCAATGCCATAGGAAAAAACATGGCGCTTTTTCCCCGTAAGATCAACGGCAGGTATGCCATGATCAGCAGGATTGACGGGTTCAGGAATTACCTGATGTATTCCGACAGCCTGAACAGGTGGGAGTATGCCCGGCTATTGCAGGAGCCCGTATACCCCTGGGAGCTGGTGCAGTTGGGCAATGGCGGCTCTCCTGTTGAAACGCCAAGAGGATGGCTGATGATCACTCACGGAGTAGGGCCTGTAAGGAAGTATTGCCTGAGCGCGTGTTTGCTTGATCTTGAGGATCCGGGAAAAATTATTGGGCGTTTAAAAGAGCCGCTGCTGTTGCCTTTTGAACAGGAAAGCGCGGGGTATGTACCTAACGTGGTGTATACCTGCGGGGTATTTGTGCACAATGGTATGCTGATCATTCCTTATTCCATGAGCGATTATGCCAGCTCTTTTGCAACAGTGGATCTGAATGCGCTGCTGGATGAACTTACCGGATAA
- a CDS encoding glycosyltransferase, with protein sequence MRVLENPFSKIDLLFRKGESRPLKPGVVTSDPVRFDGYDVKEPSHNHIWMLTSYPPRECGIATFSMDLKQAVERMFGSSVQFRIAAIDDGKQHTYPREVAFVFDSHEPTDYQQLAVQINNDPYARALILQHEFGLFDNRRHTDFISMLRSINKPVVLVMHTVLPAPDALLKEKVSALAKFVDRVIVMTKHSAGLLQTTYGINTSKIAVIPHGTHLIQPQPKEVLKEKYGLQHRTVLSTFGLISRNKNIETSLKALRTIVQKYPEVIFLVLGRTHPCVVKAEGESYREELLQLVQDYHLENHVRFVNRYLTLEEMLEYLQATDIYLFTSKDPVQAVSGTFSYALSAGCAIVSTPIPHASELLENGSGLLFDFENADSLAAQVLRYLDDPEFRKSLSGKAMETMASTAWENVANRYMALLEILQQQPVLFPYALPPVQMAHLKKMTTDRGMVQFAHLQEPDLSSGYTLDDNARALIAVSMLYQQIPADELLKLMNRYLNFIKDCQLADGRFLNYRNETGAFTEENEQVNLEDANGRAVWALGYVAGMKQVLPDASVCLATALLEKTFPKLELMQSPRAIAFSIKGLFYYTQGDPSYKLLWLFEHLGEKLVRSYQLHADKKWHWFEPYLTYANSVLPEALLMAYRATKRPLYKSIAKESFDFLLSKIFAGGQIQVISNKGWLHKDAEAARYGEQPIDVAYTIVALDQFYAVYKEERYAQKIRQAYEWFLGRNHLNRIIYNPATGGCFDGLEEKGVNLNQGAESTVCHLIARLTAAPYYRYASQGGGSFSLMQQDFADIAAAN encoded by the coding sequence ATGCGAGTGCTTGAAAACCCATTCTCAAAAATTGATCTCCTGTTTCGTAAAGGAGAGAGCAGACCTCTGAAACCAGGCGTTGTTACATCAGATCCTGTAAGGTTCGACGGTTATGATGTAAAAGAGCCGTCCCATAATCATATCTGGATGCTGACGTCTTACCCGCCGCGGGAATGTGGCATTGCTACGTTTTCTATGGACCTGAAGCAGGCAGTGGAACGGATGTTCGGCAGTTCAGTGCAATTCAGGATTGCTGCCATTGATGACGGTAAACAACACACTTATCCCCGGGAAGTAGCCTTTGTATTTGACAGCCACGAACCAACAGATTACCAGCAGCTTGCTGTGCAGATTAATAATGACCCTTATGCACGGGCACTGATTCTGCAACATGAATTCGGGCTGTTTGATAACCGCCGCCATACAGATTTTATCAGCATGCTTCGATCCATCAATAAACCCGTGGTTCTGGTAATGCATACAGTGCTGCCTGCCCCCGATGCGCTGCTGAAAGAAAAAGTCAGTGCGCTGGCAAAGTTTGTAGACCGCGTAATTGTCATGACAAAGCATTCAGCTGGCCTGTTGCAAACAACGTATGGAATTAATACATCCAAAATAGCAGTGATTCCACATGGCACGCATCTGATCCAGCCGCAACCAAAAGAGGTACTGAAAGAAAAATATGGATTACAGCATAGGACAGTACTGAGCACCTTTGGCCTGATCAGCAGGAATAAAAATATTGAAACATCGCTGAAGGCGTTGCGCACCATCGTACAAAAATATCCTGAAGTGATCTTTCTGGTATTGGGGCGCACCCATCCCTGCGTGGTGAAGGCAGAGGGTGAATCATACAGGGAAGAGCTCTTGCAACTGGTGCAGGACTATCACCTGGAGAACCATGTACGGTTTGTGAACCGCTACCTTACACTGGAAGAAATGCTGGAGTACCTGCAGGCTACAGATATTTATTTGTTTACTTCTAAAGACCCGGTACAGGCTGTAAGCGGCACCTTCTCTTATGCCCTCAGCGCAGGCTGCGCTATTGTATCCACGCCCATTCCCCATGCCAGTGAACTGCTGGAAAACGGTAGCGGACTGCTCTTTGATTTTGAAAACGCAGATTCCCTGGCTGCGCAGGTATTGCGTTACCTGGATGATCCGGAATTCAGGAAAAGCCTTAGCGGGAAAGCAATGGAAACAATGGCCAGTACAGCCTGGGAAAACGTTGCCAACCGCTACATGGCCCTGCTGGAGATATTGCAGCAACAGCCGGTCCTGTTCCCTTATGCGCTGCCACCCGTTCAGATGGCGCATCTTAAAAAAATGACCACTGACAGAGGAATGGTTCAGTTTGCGCATTTGCAGGAGCCGGATCTTTCTTCCGGGTATACCCTGGATGATAATGCCCGGGCACTGATAGCAGTAAGTATGCTGTATCAGCAGATTCCCGCTGATGAACTGCTGAAACTGATGAACCGCTATCTTAATTTTATTAAGGATTGTCAGCTGGCTGATGGCCGGTTCTTAAACTACAGGAATGAGACCGGTGCCTTTACAGAGGAAAATGAGCAGGTAAACCTGGAAGATGCCAACGGGCGTGCCGTATGGGCATTGGGTTATGTAGCCGGTATGAAGCAGGTGCTGCCGGATGCATCTGTTTGCCTGGCAACAGCATTACTGGAAAAAACGTTTCCGAAGCTGGAGCTGATGCAATCGCCGCGGGCAATCGCTTTCTCAATAAAGGGATTGTTTTATTATACCCAGGGCGATCCGTCTTATAAACTGTTATGGCTTTTTGAGCACCTGGGCGAAAAGCTGGTGCGCTCATACCAGTTGCATGCCGATAAAAAATGGCATTGGTTTGAGCCTTATTTAACATATGCAAACAGTGTGTTGCCGGAGGCGTTGCTCATGGCATACCGGGCTACAAAACGGCCCTTGTATAAAAGCATCGCAAAAGAAAGCTTCGACTTTCTGCTGTCAAAGATTTTTGCGGGCGGACAGATACAGGTCATTTCCAATAAAGGCTGGCTGCATAAGGATGCAGAAGCTGCGCGGTATGGAGAACAGCCGATAGATGTAGCCTATACCATCGTGGCATTGGATCAGTTCTATGCAGTATACAAAGAGGAGCGCTATGCGCAGAAAATAAGGCAGGCGTATGAATGGTTCCTGGGGCGCAATCATCTGAACCGGATCATTTATAATCCCGCTACGGGTGGTTGCTTTGACGGCCTGGAAGAAAAAGGAGTAAACCTGAACCAGGGAGCCGAATCTACAGTTTGCCACCTGATCGCCCGCTTAACAGCAGCGCCTTATTACCGGTATGCCAGCCAGGGCGGCGGCAGCTTTTCATTAATGCAGCAGGATTTTGCGGATATTGCTGCTGCCAATTGA
- a CDS encoding sulfatase family protein has translation MRCFANVCLSEYPFRQMMIRIIAMLGCCLSAVLSAAQKKPSIILFIADDLNQQDVGCYGNKDVQTPNMDLLAAQGMRFTRAYAASPMCTPSRSAIFTGLYPFRNGCQMNHFTVRPGVPNLPDFLKSLGYRVVISGKIDVSPRDNFPFEVTGEEFGRYEPIENRIDRKKETVRMIREHFQSRPQQPICLIVAPWLPHVPWFPHKDFDPQKMKMPSYLADTKETRGALASYYQSIRAADKMLGEVLQAVDQAGQTNNTVLMLTADQGAQFPSAKWTVYDKGLRVPLVVRWPGHVPSGAVSDALVSLADLTPTFIDIGGGAPVDSLDGSSFKDVLVKNKKQHHAYIFAETSVEPHYWYNYTPARSVITADGWHYIKNYHPGERFITHIDKVERNEFYFDSWVEDARQNSHTKFLLNRYSYRPPEELFNVNRDREEFQNLADVPAFKDILKEKRALLKKELLKQGETDEMILEGPLPEFADKSYTIRQNKSASGLSFNKKLWNPDTLYIAAYLEGIDKGGVVCDYFNNFKLFAYAGKIGVLLADSSIWESASLPSGSGHLVLRLSAQGDLDIQFDHKMVLSRKLNKDLTKIKAGYVTCGKLQGKEAAGRLQSYQGKISDLRFIMNELSGNP, from the coding sequence ATGAGATGTTTTGCAAACGTCTGCTTGTCAGAATACCCCTTCAGGCAAATGATGATCAGGATTATTGCAATGTTGGGTTGCTGTTTGAGTGCCGTCCTTTCTGCTGCACAGAAAAAGCCCAGCATCATCTTGTTTATTGCTGATGACCTGAACCAGCAGGACGTAGGATGCTATGGCAACAAAGATGTTCAGACACCTAATATGGACCTGCTGGCAGCGCAGGGCATGCGCTTTACCAGGGCCTATGCCGCATCTCCGATGTGCACACCTTCCAGGAGCGCGATCTTCACAGGGCTCTATCCTTTTAGAAACGGATGCCAGATGAATCATTTTACCGTGCGCCCCGGAGTGCCCAACCTGCCGGATTTTTTAAAAAGCCTGGGGTACCGAGTGGTCATTTCCGGTAAAATTGATGTAAGCCCCCGGGATAATTTTCCGTTTGAAGTAACTGGTGAGGAGTTTGGCAGGTACGAGCCTATAGAAAACAGGATAGACCGGAAAAAAGAAACCGTGCGCATGATACGGGAGCATTTCCAATCGCGCCCACAGCAGCCCATCTGTTTAATCGTAGCGCCATGGCTTCCGCATGTGCCCTGGTTCCCCCACAAAGATTTTGATCCGCAAAAAATGAAGATGCCTTCGTACCTGGCAGATACAAAGGAAACGCGTGGTGCGCTTGCTTCCTATTACCAGAGCATCCGTGCCGCAGACAAAATGTTAGGAGAAGTGCTGCAGGCTGTTGACCAGGCGGGGCAGACCAATAATACCGTACTAATGTTAACTGCCGACCAGGGCGCCCAGTTCCCTTCCGCAAAATGGACGGTATATGATAAAGGGCTCAGAGTGCCGCTGGTGGTACGCTGGCCAGGTCACGTGCCTTCCGGTGCTGTATCTGATGCGTTGGTTTCGCTGGCAGATCTTACGCCAACGTTTATAGATATTGGCGGAGGCGCGCCTGTTGACAGTCTTGATGGAAGCTCTTTCAAGGACGTGCTGGTCAAAAATAAAAAACAGCATCATGCTTATATTTTCGCAGAAACCTCTGTAGAACCGCATTACTGGTATAATTATACTCCGGCGCGTTCCGTTATTACGGCTGATGGATGGCATTATATTAAAAATTATCATCCAGGCGAGCGCTTTATTACCCATATTGATAAGGTGGAGCGGAATGAGTTCTATTTTGATTCCTGGGTCGAAGATGCCCGGCAAAACAGCCATACTAAATTTTTGCTGAACCGGTATAGCTATCGCCCTCCTGAGGAACTGTTTAATGTAAACCGGGATCGGGAAGAGTTTCAAAACCTGGCTGATGTCCCGGCCTTTAAAGACATTCTGAAAGAAAAGCGCGCATTATTGAAAAAGGAATTACTGAAGCAGGGAGAAACTGATGAAATGATACTGGAAGGCCCTTTACCGGAGTTTGCTGATAAAAGCTATACGATCAGGCAAAATAAAAGTGCTTCCGGTCTTTCCTTTAATAAGAAATTGTGGAATCCGGACACGCTCTATATTGCGGCTTACCTGGAGGGTATAGACAAAGGAGGTGTTGTTTGTGATTACTTTAATAATTTTAAGCTGTTTGCTTATGCGGGAAAGATTGGCGTACTGCTTGCAGACAGCAGCATATGGGAAAGCGCCTCACTCCCATCCGGCAGCGGGCATTTAGTATTACGGCTTTCTGCGCAGGGCGATCTGGATATTCAGTTTGATCATAAAATGGTATTGAGCAGGAAACTGAATAAGGATCTTACCAAAATAAAAGCAGGATATGTAACCTGCGGAAAGTTACAGGGAAAGGAAGCTGCCGGCAGGCTGCAAAGTTACCAGGGCAAAATAAGCGATCTTAGATTTATCATGAATGAATTGTCCGGGAACCCATAA
- a CDS encoding HlyD family secretion protein, with protein sequence MPVAKEKSGKRTKIIYNIIYGLILTALIVWGLITYFHINDKVYTDDAQVEENVNPVNARISGYLKEIRFEEHQPVKKGDTLAVIDDAEYRIQLDKAVANLAAARAGKTVVQSDVDVAQAGTSISEANLAELKARLDNQEVNLKRYANLLKEDVVSQYQYDQVKTEYDAMKAKYQSLLSQYRSTQLTSTATSRKINVSEADIALAQAAIAQAKLNLSYCYIVAPYDGVMGRRKIATGQLISVGQILGTIVQSGEKWVTANYTESQISKIKQGQLLQLRIDALPGKRFEGRVTAISEATGSRYSAVPVDNSTGNFVKVQQRIPVRIEFTEKNNSADLALVKAGMNVEVDQ encoded by the coding sequence ATGCCTGTTGCAAAAGAAAAAAGCGGCAAAAGAACAAAGATCATTTACAATATTATTTACGGTCTTATTTTAACGGCTCTTATTGTTTGGGGATTGATCACCTATTTTCATATCAATGATAAAGTGTATACGGATGATGCACAGGTAGAAGAAAACGTAAATCCTGTAAACGCCCGGATCTCCGGGTATCTGAAAGAGATTCGTTTTGAGGAGCACCAGCCGGTGAAGAAAGGAGACACTCTTGCTGTGATTGATGACGCGGAATACAGGATCCAGCTGGATAAGGCCGTTGCCAATCTTGCCGCAGCCAGGGCCGGAAAAACAGTGGTTCAGTCAGACGTGGATGTTGCACAGGCAGGCACCAGCATTTCTGAAGCAAACCTGGCAGAGTTAAAGGCCCGGCTGGATAATCAGGAAGTGAATTTAAAACGATATGCGAACCTGCTAAAAGAAGATGTGGTATCTCAATACCAGTATGACCAGGTAAAAACCGAATATGATGCCATGAAGGCAAAATACCAGTCTTTACTGAGCCAGTACCGCTCTACCCAACTTACTTCTACCGCGACTTCCAGGAAAATAAATGTATCAGAGGCAGATATCGCCCTTGCTCAGGCGGCCATTGCCCAGGCAAAGCTGAATCTTTCTTATTGTTATATTGTTGCGCCCTATGATGGTGTTATGGGCCGGCGTAAAATAGCCACGGGCCAGTTAATAAGCGTTGGTCAGATCTTAGGAACAATTGTTCAGTCCGGGGAAAAATGGGTAACTGCTAATTATACGGAAAGCCAGATCTCTAAAATAAAGCAGGGCCAGTTGCTGCAGTTGCGTATTGATGCGTTGCCCGGGAAAAGATTTGAAGGAAGGGTAACAGCTATCTCAGAAGCGACCGGAAGCCGGTACTCCGCTGTACCGGTAGATAATTCCACCGGCAATTTTGTAAAAGTGCAGCAACGCATTCCGGTACGCATTGAATTTACGGAAAAAAATAATTCGGCAGACCTCGCTTTGGTAAAAGCGGGCATGAACGTGGAGGTGGATCAATAA